A portion of the Stigmatella aurantiaca DW4/3-1 genome contains these proteins:
- a CDS encoding Gfo/Idh/MocA family protein, giving the protein MPYAIQWGILGTGNIASQFAEGLRMLPDAGLLAVGSRSRDSANAFASAHGIPRAYDSYEALARDPDVDVIYIATPNHLHKENSLLCLNHGKAVLCEKPFTLDAEEAALVVHTARVKRLFCMEGMWNRFVPIMRELDALLRVGAIGDVRMLNANLGFPFEFDPHHRIFAPALGGGALLDLGVYPVSLALWLFGRPTRITSHAVMGVTGVDEQVSIFLGFAEGRQATLTCSVRTPMQNDAVFMGTQGMIHLHAPIYRPETLTRISTRKHGGASASRPRAALQRLMQHPLLRGLRERGAQQLPKSLTLKVLGNGYAHEAAEAMRCMREGLLESPFMPLNETLLVMQTMDSIRREWRRAPDFDRAPPQPRRDHPPGNL; this is encoded by the coding sequence ATGCCTTACGCCATTCAGTGGGGAATTCTCGGGACGGGAAACATCGCGAGCCAATTCGCGGAAGGTCTGCGCATGCTCCCGGACGCCGGGTTGCTCGCCGTCGGCTCTCGCAGCCGAGACAGCGCGAACGCATTTGCCAGCGCCCACGGTATCCCCCGCGCCTATGACAGCTATGAAGCCCTGGCGCGAGACCCGGATGTGGATGTGATTTACATCGCCACGCCCAATCACCTGCACAAGGAGAACAGCCTGCTCTGCCTGAACCATGGCAAGGCCGTGCTGTGCGAGAAACCCTTCACGCTCGACGCCGAGGAGGCCGCCCTCGTCGTCCACACGGCAAGGGTGAAGAGGCTGTTCTGCATGGAGGGGATGTGGAACCGGTTCGTCCCCATCATGCGAGAGTTGGACGCGCTGCTGCGCGTCGGGGCCATTGGGGACGTCCGGATGCTCAACGCCAACCTGGGATTCCCATTCGAGTTCGATCCACACCACCGGATCTTTGCCCCCGCCCTCGGCGGCGGTGCACTGCTGGATCTGGGCGTCTACCCTGTCTCTCTCGCCCTCTGGTTGTTCGGCCGGCCCACGCGCATCACCAGCCATGCGGTCATGGGGGTAACGGGCGTGGACGAGCAGGTGTCCATCTTCCTAGGATTCGCGGAGGGGAGGCAGGCCACACTCACCTGTAGCGTGCGCACCCCCATGCAGAACGATGCGGTCTTCATGGGAACCCAGGGAATGATTCATCTCCACGCGCCCATCTATCGCCCCGAGACGCTCACGCGGATCTCCACACGCAAGCACGGCGGGGCAAGCGCCTCACGTCCCCGGGCGGCGCTCCAGCGGCTCATGCAGCACCCGCTGCTTCGTGGGCTGCGCGAGCGGGGCGCCCAGCAGCTCCCCAAGTCCTTGACGCTCAAGGTGCTGGGCAACGGCTACGCCCACGAAGCCGCCGAAGCGATGCGCTGCATGCGCGAGGGACTTCTGGAAAGCCCCTTCATGCCGCTCAATGAAACACTTCTGGTCATGCAGACGATGGATTCCATCCGGAGGGAATGGCGCCGCGCGCCCGATTTTGATCGGGCTCCGCCCCAGCCACGGCGAGACCACCCCCCAGGGAACCTTTGA
- a CDS encoding ATP-binding protein, whose translation MHVRLTAEGNTARIQVVDNGAGIAPENKDQLFSQGFTTREGGQGLGLHSSALEAKMLGGRLSLESEGEGKGATATLELPIQGGASPASA comes from the coding sequence ATGCATGTGCGGCTGACGGCGGAGGGAAACACCGCGCGAATCCAGGTCGTGGACAACGGCGCGGGGATCGCGCCCGAAAACAAGGATCAGCTCTTCTCCCAGGGCTTTACCACGCGCGAGGGAGGCCAGGGCCTGGGCCTGCACTCCAGCGCGCTCGAGGCAAAGATGCTGGGCGGTCGGCTCTCCCTGGAGAGCGAAGGGGAGGGGAAGGGGGCCACGGCCACGTTGGAGCTCCCCATCCAGGGGGGGGCGTCACCGGCCTCCGCGTGA
- a CDS encoding Ig-like domain-containing protein — MPSGLPLAVFLSKGQAGSVTLRATDPAGDVLTYTAVTPVAVTLRATDADGDALTFGVVTPPVHGSLSGSPPALLYTPEPGYTGPDSFTYQASDGMVTSREAAVALQVVEQVPNRASAIPRLPSILPSTLPEGVYRWRVEAVDAHGHGSGYSELQSVVMTHDVLGDGAPAAGGCSTSGSGGGVFLALWVLLALARSQRGASLRVR, encoded by the coding sequence GTGCCCAGCGGACTGCCGCTGGCGGTCTTTCTGTCCAAGGGGCAAGCCGGGTCGGTGACCCTGAGGGCCACGGACCCGGCTGGGGACGTGCTGACGTACACGGCGGTGACGCCCGTCGCGGTGACGCTGCGGGCCACGGATGCGGATGGGGACGCGCTGACGTTCGGGGTGGTGACGCCGCCAGTCCATGGCTCGCTCTCGGGTTCACCGCCCGCGCTGCTCTACACGCCCGAGCCCGGCTATACCGGACCCGACTCCTTCACCTATCAAGCAAGCGATGGGATGGTCACCTCGCGCGAGGCTGCGGTGGCCTTGCAGGTGGTCGAGCAGGTGCCCAACCGGGCCTCTGCGATCCCCCGGCTCCCCAGCATCCTTCCCTCCACGTTGCCAGAGGGCGTCTATCGGTGGCGGGTGGAGGCCGTGGATGCCCATGGGCATGGCAGTGGCTACTCCGAGCTTCAGAGCGTGGTGATGACCCACGATGTATTGGGCGATGGCGCACCCGCAGCGGGAGGCTGCTCCACATCCGGATCAGGCGGTGGCGTGTTCCTGGCGCTCTGGGTCTTGCTGGCTTTGGCCAGGTCTCAACGAGGGGCTTCACTTCGAGTCAGATGA
- a CDS encoding methylmalonyl-CoA mutase family protein, whose translation MPQEPLHIATDFPSASLEEWRRLVDKDLKGKPFASLQSTLEGGLSLQPLYTQQDATASPPPEPPGVAPYRRGTHPLGLTEGGWMVCQEYTGPDVALTAEAIRVDLERGTQGVWLCLGRAHGIHAAQADAVERLLAHVPLDRTPVHLEPEADVLSPAAFFLQAAQRARVPHEALRGCLGIDPLGALARRGSLPRGIEATLTEAAPLVMSLRKLAPSLRALLVSTRAYADAGATSVHELAWAIATGVEYLRGLERAGVPPEEAARSVQFALSAGGQFFPEIAKLRAARLLWSKAVAASGGSPEAQAMRLHARTASTTKTQRDPWVNILRATAESFAAVVAGADSVSTSPFDEALGIPDEGARRLARNTQLILRDESSLNRVADPGGGSYYLEQLTREMARAAWTELRRIEALGGMTRALLQGEIGRVLAETRSARDKAVRTRRLPIVGVSEFPHLGEAPVHRPPRPPAPPPGPGKAGPEIPPLRPTRVAEAFESLRDASDRYLGTQGVRPRAFMASLGTVAEHTTRSTWIANVLASGGIETREHHGFPSADAAATLFAETGTPLAVISGPDALYPEWVPALCAALKANGARVVAVAGRPGEHEAAFRAAGVDLFLYAGADLFALLSSLHQQLGAA comes from the coding sequence ATGCCTCAAGAGCCCCTTCACATCGCCACCGACTTCCCATCCGCCTCGCTGGAGGAGTGGCGTCGGCTCGTGGACAAGGACCTGAAGGGCAAACCCTTCGCGTCGCTCCAGTCGACGCTCGAGGGAGGCCTGTCACTGCAACCCCTCTATACGCAGCAGGACGCCACCGCGAGCCCGCCCCCTGAACCCCCTGGGGTCGCCCCCTACCGGCGGGGCACCCATCCGCTGGGCCTCACCGAGGGGGGATGGATGGTGTGCCAAGAGTACACCGGGCCCGATGTGGCGCTCACCGCGGAAGCCATCCGGGTAGACCTCGAGCGGGGAACCCAAGGGGTATGGCTGTGCCTGGGCAGAGCCCACGGAATTCACGCGGCACAAGCAGACGCGGTGGAGCGGTTGCTGGCCCACGTTCCCCTGGACCGGACACCGGTCCACCTCGAGCCGGAGGCGGACGTCCTGTCCCCCGCCGCCTTCTTTCTTCAAGCCGCCCAGCGCGCGCGCGTCCCCCACGAGGCCCTCCGCGGCTGCCTCGGCATCGATCCCCTCGGCGCCCTGGCACGCAGGGGCTCGTTGCCCAGGGGAATCGAGGCAACGCTGACCGAAGCGGCGCCCCTCGTCATGTCGCTGCGCAAGCTTGCTCCCAGCTTGCGTGCGCTGCTCGTCTCGACGCGCGCCTACGCGGACGCGGGCGCCACCTCCGTGCACGAACTCGCTTGGGCCATCGCCACGGGCGTGGAGTACCTGCGGGGACTGGAGCGCGCCGGGGTGCCGCCCGAGGAGGCGGCGCGCTCGGTCCAGTTCGCGCTGTCGGCCGGCGGCCAGTTCTTCCCCGAGATTGCCAAGCTCCGGGCGGCGAGGCTGCTGTGGTCCAAGGCCGTCGCCGCCTCGGGCGGCTCACCCGAGGCACAGGCCATGCGGCTGCACGCCCGGACCGCGAGCACGACCAAGACCCAACGCGACCCCTGGGTGAACATCCTGCGCGCCACTGCCGAGTCGTTCGCCGCGGTGGTCGCCGGGGCGGACAGCGTGAGCACCTCGCCCTTCGATGAGGCGCTCGGCATCCCGGACGAGGGGGCGCGCCGTCTGGCGCGCAACACCCAGCTCATCCTGCGCGACGAGTCGAGCCTCAACCGGGTCGCGGACCCCGGCGGCGGCAGCTACTACCTCGAGCAACTCACCCGGGAGATGGCCCGCGCGGCATGGACGGAGCTGCGGCGCATCGAGGCACTGGGGGGCATGACACGGGCGCTTCTCCAGGGAGAGATCGGCCGGGTGCTCGCCGAGACGCGCTCCGCGCGCGACAAGGCCGTGCGGACGCGCCGCCTGCCCATCGTGGGCGTGAGCGAGTTCCCGCACCTGGGCGAAGCGCCCGTGCACCGTCCCCCCCGTCCACCCGCGCCCCCCCCGGGGCCAGGAAAGGCTGGACCGGAGATCCCGCCGCTTCGTCCCACCCGGGTGGCCGAGGCCTTCGAGTCACTGCGCGATGCAAGCGACCGGTATCTCGGCACCCAGGGCGTCCGCCCCCGGGCCTTCATGGCGAGCCTGGGCACCGTGGCGGAGCACACCACGCGCTCGACCTGGATCGCCAACGTGCTGGCCTCGGGCGGCATCGAGACACGGGAGCACCACGGATTTCCCAGCGCGGACGCGGCAGCCACCCTCTTTGCCGAAACGGGAACCCCTCTCGCGGTCATCTCGGGCCCGGACGCGCTCTACCCAGAGTGGGTCCCGGCGCTGTGCGCGGCATTGAAGGCCAACGGAGCGCGCGTGGTGGCGGTGGCGGGCCGTCCCGGTGAGCACGAAGCCGCCTTCCGCGCCGCCGGCGTGGACCTCTTCCTCTACGCGGGGGCGGACTTGTTCGCGCTCCTGTCCTCACTCCACCAGCAGCTCGGAGCCGCCTGA
- a CDS encoding alpha/beta fold hydrolase: MPLHVTARGEGEPVILLHSGGMSARQWRKLGDALAPTHRVLTPDFLGSGENPPWPTGEPFHFQQDLEAAGELLSGVEGPVHLVGHSYGGLIALALARTAPAKIRSLAVYDPVAFGVLYDTRDPEGLANLVLASAHPLFSDDAQGGSDAWFEVFVDYWNGPGSWRAMAPSAQEAFLRVGRKVYLEVSTLMKDRTPLSAYAAITAPSLLLFGERSPAAARRLVTLLGTAIPNATVQAVANAGHMGPITHAGAVNAELTRHILAATAGRSA, from the coding sequence ATGCCCCTGCATGTCACGGCTCGAGGTGAGGGCGAACCCGTCATCCTTCTCCACAGTGGAGGAATGTCGGCCCGCCAATGGCGCAAGCTCGGCGATGCACTCGCCCCCACGCACCGGGTGCTCACGCCAGACTTCCTTGGCTCTGGCGAGAACCCGCCCTGGCCCACGGGAGAGCCATTCCATTTTCAACAGGACCTCGAGGCCGCCGGGGAGCTCCTCTCGGGGGTGGAGGGCCCTGTCCACCTTGTCGGCCATTCCTATGGGGGCCTCATCGCGCTGGCGCTCGCGCGAACGGCTCCCGCGAAGATCCGTTCGCTCGCGGTGTACGATCCCGTGGCCTTCGGGGTGCTCTACGACACGCGGGATCCCGAGGGCCTCGCGAACCTCGTGCTCGCCTCAGCCCATCCCCTCTTCTCCGACGATGCACAGGGGGGCTCTGATGCGTGGTTCGAAGTGTTCGTCGACTACTGGAACGGCCCTGGAAGCTGGCGGGCGATGGCGCCCTCCGCCCAGGAGGCGTTCCTGCGCGTGGGCAGGAAGGTCTACCTCGAGGTCAGCACCCTGATGAAGGATCGGACGCCCCTCTCGGCCTACGCCGCGATCACGGCGCCGTCCCTGCTGCTCTTTGGAGAGCGCTCCCCGGCGGCGGCACGCCGTCTCGTCACCCTGCTCGGAACAGCGATTCCCAACGCGACGGTCCAGGCCGTTGCCAACGCCGGCCACATGGGCCCCATCACCCACGCTGGGGCCGTGAACGCGGAACTCACCCGGCACATCCTCGCCGCCACGGCCGGACGGAGCGCATAG
- a CDS encoding metallophosphatase: MSESVVLHACAARAGRLRVWLGVRERTAVPSLAWSLNGQRVVPEALRPLQSVRSGPFLGSETPRMFAGLYDFIVDARLSQSFQVGVSVEGAPPVTAALRQLPPSVPTGLNNAFQLLLASCFHWEEDKTGSAGTSMEAILRGFTPDLLLLTGDQVYLDLPALKSLSEERPVMARKFEADYVRNWFEKSAYFNVIHSAPYACIPDDHDYWNNFPMPAAQLQNTWTSAGRQAWGDAARMLYGHFQHVAPTPVGTPIQFDVEPLSFFLLDSRTWRDADFKSTMTAEARDLLSGWVSRCIQEKKLGVFVTGQSLFMPKAGDFSRHWGDSTLNNYGDFRFLAGELDRLMREGGDVLLITGDMHWGRVLRLTPRDALGASANMFEVICSPTSLVTTPVADQMSAVQRFFAQRKDRWYRHHDATIMSGILEVEGTKSPFSVSTLYRHRGNQVGVLSFRRHGDSIEVTPRFFSLVPGTPPNHVAPFVLRHR; encoded by the coding sequence ATGAGTGAGAGCGTTGTCCTGCATGCATGCGCTGCCAGGGCGGGTCGCCTCCGGGTGTGGCTGGGGGTCCGGGAGCGCACCGCCGTGCCCTCCTTGGCCTGGAGCCTCAATGGCCAGCGCGTGGTGCCCGAGGCGCTTCGCCCCCTGCAAAGCGTCCGTTCCGGGCCGTTCCTCGGGAGCGAAACGCCCCGCATGTTCGCTGGCCTCTATGACTTCATCGTGGATGCCCGCCTCTCCCAGTCCTTCCAGGTCGGGGTGAGCGTGGAGGGGGCGCCTCCCGTCACCGCGGCCCTTCGGCAACTGCCCCCCTCGGTCCCCACCGGGCTGAACAATGCCTTCCAACTGCTGCTGGCCTCCTGCTTCCACTGGGAGGAGGACAAGACGGGGAGCGCGGGCACCTCCATGGAGGCCATCCTCCGCGGGTTCACGCCGGACCTGCTGCTGCTCACCGGGGACCAGGTGTACCTGGACTTGCCAGCGCTCAAGTCCCTGTCCGAGGAGCGCCCGGTGATGGCCCGCAAGTTCGAGGCGGACTATGTGCGCAACTGGTTCGAGAAGAGCGCCTACTTCAACGTGATTCACAGCGCGCCGTATGCGTGCATTCCGGATGATCACGACTACTGGAACAACTTCCCCATGCCCGCGGCGCAGCTCCAGAACACCTGGACGAGCGCCGGCCGCCAGGCGTGGGGGGACGCGGCGCGCATGCTCTATGGCCACTTCCAGCATGTGGCGCCCACGCCGGTGGGCACGCCCATCCAGTTCGACGTGGAGCCACTCTCCTTCTTTCTCTTGGATTCACGCACGTGGCGGGATGCGGACTTCAAGAGCACCATGACGGCCGAGGCGCGCGACCTGCTGTCGGGGTGGGTGTCACGCTGCATCCAAGAGAAGAAGCTCGGGGTCTTCGTCACGGGTCAGTCCTTGTTCATGCCCAAGGCAGGCGATTTCAGCCGGCACTGGGGCGACTCGACGTTGAACAACTATGGCGACTTCCGCTTCCTCGCAGGTGAGCTGGACCGGCTGATGCGCGAGGGGGGGGACGTGCTGCTCATCACAGGGGACATGCACTGGGGCCGGGTGTTGCGGCTGACGCCCCGGGATGCACTGGGGGCATCGGCGAACATGTTCGAGGTCATCTGCTCGCCCACTTCGCTGGTGACCACGCCCGTGGCCGACCAGATGAGCGCGGTGCAGAGGTTCTTCGCGCAGCGCAAGGACCGTTGGTACCGGCACCATGACGCCACCATCATGAGCGGCATCTTGGAGGTGGAAGGAACGAAGAGCCCCTTCTCGGTGAGCACCCTCTACCGGCATCGCGGCAACCAGGTGGGGGTGCTGTCCTTCCGGCGCCATGGGGACAGCATCGAGGTGACGCCGCGCTTCTTCTCCCTGGTTCCTGGCACTCCCCCCAATCACGTCGCCCCCTTTGTCCTCCGCCACCGTTAG
- a CDS encoding family 43 glycosylhydrolase, translating into MKSGSTYYIYFTAGAGNAHRMYVIHSQSATSGYSAAAPLALPDNKWAIDGTAFVYKSQWYFVWSGWVGDSNGEQTLFIARMSSPTQVTGARYVISQPREWWEKVDVNPPTRVNEGPEPIIDPNGQLHIMYSANGSWDVNYCLADLRLWAGGDPTYVWDWFKANGCFFSANGGIMMSGWHPTLYAKGVGHHSFVLLNGDPNTSPPAGPTFPLAYHGVPKADNPNPFWGGRYWYSGTFQWWGNITYTRGSESNTGWSLKFYE; encoded by the coding sequence ATCAAGAGCGGCAGCACCTACTACATCTACTTCACGGCGGGCGCCGGCAACGCCCACCGCATGTACGTTATCCACTCCCAGTCCGCCACCTCGGGCTATTCGGCGGCGGCCCCGCTGGCGCTGCCCGACAACAAGTGGGCCATCGACGGCACGGCCTTCGTCTACAAGAGCCAGTGGTACTTCGTCTGGTCCGGCTGGGTGGGCGACAGCAACGGAGAGCAGACCCTGTTCATCGCGCGCATGTCGAGCCCCACCCAGGTCACGGGCGCCCGGTACGTCATCTCGCAGCCCCGGGAGTGGTGGGAGAAGGTCGACGTCAACCCGCCCACCCGCGTCAACGAAGGCCCCGAGCCCATCATCGATCCCAACGGGCAGCTGCACATCATGTACTCGGCCAACGGGAGCTGGGACGTCAACTACTGCCTGGCGGACCTGCGGCTCTGGGCGGGAGGAGATCCCACCTACGTCTGGGACTGGTTCAAGGCCAACGGCTGCTTCTTCAGCGCCAACGGCGGCATCATGATGAGTGGATGGCATCCGACGCTGTACGCCAAGGGCGTGGGCCACCACTCCTTCGTGTTGCTCAACGGAGACCCCAACACCAGCCCTCCCGCGGGCCCCACCTTCCCCCTGGCCTACCACGGGGTTCCCAAGGCCGATAACCCCAACCCCTTCTGGGGCGGACGGTACTGGTACTCGGGGACGTTCCAGTGGTGGGGCAACATCACCTACACCCGGGGCTCCGAGAGCAACACGGGCTGGAGCCTGAAGTTCTATGAATAG
- a CDS encoding glutathione S-transferase family protein, giving the protein MIDLYTWATPNGYKVSVTLEELGMPYTVRPIDIGKGEQKQPGFLRINPNGRIPAIVDREEGDFAVFESGAIMLYLAEKAGKLLPTDRRGRSLVTQWLMFQMGGVGPMQGQANVFFRYFPEKIQPAIDRYQNETRRLYTVLDTRLAESEYLAGEYSIADIANWAWVRIHGWAGVSVEGLPGLQRWLAAIEQRPAAQKGLTVPHASKLDSSAAQAQVIASAQAMVQR; this is encoded by the coding sequence ATGATCGACCTATACACCTGGGCGACGCCCAACGGTTACAAGGTGTCCGTTACGTTGGAAGAGCTGGGAATGCCCTATACCGTCCGGCCGATCGACATCGGCAAGGGCGAGCAGAAGCAGCCTGGGTTCCTGCGAATCAATCCCAATGGGCGCATTCCGGCCATCGTGGACCGCGAGGAAGGGGACTTCGCGGTGTTCGAGTCAGGGGCCATCATGCTCTACCTCGCGGAGAAGGCGGGCAAGCTGCTGCCCACGGACCGGCGGGGCCGCTCGCTGGTGACCCAGTGGCTGATGTTCCAGATGGGCGGGGTGGGGCCGATGCAGGGCCAGGCCAACGTCTTCTTCCGCTACTTCCCGGAGAAGATTCAGCCGGCCATCGACCGCTACCAGAACGAGACGCGGCGGCTCTACACCGTGCTCGACACGCGGCTCGCCGAGAGTGAGTACCTCGCCGGTGAGTACAGCATCGCCGACATCGCGAACTGGGCGTGGGTGCGCATCCACGGCTGGGCGGGCGTCTCGGTGGAGGGGCTGCCGGGCTTGCAGCGCTGGCTGGCCGCCATCGAGCAGCGGCCGGCGGCGCAGAAGGGGCTGACGGTGCCCCATGCGTCGAAGCTGGACTCCTCCGCCGCGCAGGCCCAGGTCATCGCGTCAGCCCAGGCCATGGTTCAGCGGTAG
- a CDS encoding bile acid:sodium symporter family protein, which yields MTAQQIVLSLVLAVMVFSVALELRVEDFRRVAQMPRSVVCGLIPQFILLPVGTWVATLLLSLPPNTEAAMLLVAACPGGSLSNVITHYGRGNTALSVSISAVASLLALVLTPLNFGWMISTNPDTASWLRALEIDPRGIWLSLLFILAAPMALGLWLRHRRPDTTAKLQKPLANFSLLALLAFIVLGLIRERHLLTAALVPQLLLVVLHNAGGLFLGWLSAVVMQLPEGDRRAVMIEGGMQNSGLALGIIAVQFQADLGMVIVASLWGIWHIVSGMALAVLWRRKDARADAATRVPHTAHGP from the coding sequence ATGACCGCGCAGCAGATCGTGCTGAGCCTCGTGCTGGCGGTGATGGTGTTTTCGGTCGCACTGGAGCTGCGCGTCGAAGACTTCCGCCGTGTCGCGCAGATGCCACGCAGCGTGGTCTGCGGGCTGATTCCCCAGTTCATCCTCCTGCCGGTAGGGACCTGGGTGGCCACGCTCTTGCTCAGCCTGCCCCCCAATACCGAGGCGGCCATGCTCCTCGTGGCAGCTTGCCCCGGTGGCAGCCTCAGCAACGTCATCACGCACTACGGCCGTGGCAATACGGCGCTCTCGGTCAGCATCTCGGCCGTGGCCAGCCTGCTGGCGCTGGTGCTCACGCCGCTCAATTTTGGGTGGATGATCTCCACCAATCCAGACACCGCCTCATGGCTGCGCGCCCTGGAAATCGATCCCCGGGGAATCTGGCTCAGCCTTCTGTTCATCCTGGCGGCGCCAATGGCCCTGGGCTTGTGGCTCCGTCACAGGCGGCCGGACACCACCGCCAAGCTTCAGAAACCCCTGGCGAACTTCAGCCTGCTCGCGCTGCTGGCCTTCATTGTCCTGGGGTTGATCCGCGAGCGCCACCTGCTGACGGCAGCGCTCGTGCCCCAGCTCCTCCTGGTGGTGCTGCACAACGCGGGAGGCCTCTTCCTTGGCTGGCTCTCGGCGGTGGTGATGCAACTCCCGGAGGGCGACCGCCGCGCCGTGATGATCGAGGGGGGCATGCAGAACTCTGGGCTCGCGCTTGGAATCATCGCGGTCCAGTTCCAAGCCGATCTGGGCATGGTCATCGTCGCCAGCCTGTGGGGCATCTGGCACATCGTGTCCGGGATGGCGCTGGCGGTGCTGTGGCGAAGGAAGGATGCCCGGGCGGATGCGGCTACCCGGGTGCCTCACACAGCACATGGTCCGTGA
- a CDS encoding type IV pilus twitching motility protein PilT, which produces MRGGRGTAHDARVHPDREVRLLDKATLDKLLTVGVQNGASDIHFRPGDPPIYRVNGVLRPLRMDKLLPEHTREVALHLIHEEAKRNQIDSIQEHDASYGLQGVARFRVNIYRQRGTLAIILRIIPANVPTAESLGLPEVIKTIASQDRGLVLVTGATGSGKSSTLASMIDHINRNESLHILTIEDPIEFIYKNVKSSISQREIGPDTNSFAMALRAALRQDPDVILVGEMRDTETIDIALKASETGHLVLSTVHTTDASRTINRLVSVFNAEEQTMVRMRLADNLKATISQRLLPRADNKGRAVALEIMVQTKTIQEYIREDRTSEIKDVIEKGRDTYGMQSFDQHLSQLYRAGAITLETASSAATNPADFQRALEFE; this is translated from the coding sequence GTGAGGGGTGGGAGGGGAACGGCCCATGATGCTAGGGTCCACCCCGATCGTGAGGTAAGGCTCCTGGACAAGGCGACACTCGACAAGCTGCTGACCGTGGGCGTGCAGAACGGCGCCTCCGACATCCACTTCCGCCCCGGGGATCCGCCCATCTACCGGGTCAACGGTGTGCTCCGTCCCTTGAGGATGGACAAGCTGCTCCCCGAGCACACACGCGAGGTGGCTCTCCACCTCATCCACGAAGAGGCGAAGCGCAACCAGATCGACAGCATCCAGGAACACGATGCGTCGTACGGTCTGCAAGGTGTTGCCCGCTTCCGTGTGAACATCTACCGGCAGCGCGGCACCCTGGCGATCATCCTGCGCATCATCCCGGCCAACGTGCCCACCGCCGAGTCGCTCGGGTTGCCCGAGGTCATCAAGACCATTGCCAGCCAGGACCGCGGCCTGGTGCTGGTGACGGGCGCCACGGGCTCGGGCAAGAGCTCCACGCTGGCCTCGATGATCGATCACATCAACCGCAACGAGAGCCTGCACATCCTCACCATCGAGGACCCGATCGAGTTCATCTACAAGAACGTCAAGTCCTCCATCTCCCAGCGGGAGATCGGCCCGGACACGAACAGCTTCGCCATGGCGCTGCGTGCCGCGCTGCGGCAGGACCCGGACGTCATCCTCGTGGGCGAGATGCGCGACACGGAGACCATCGACATCGCGCTCAAGGCCTCCGAGACGGGCCACCTCGTGCTCTCCACGGTGCACACGACGGACGCCTCGCGCACCATCAACCGCCTCGTGTCGGTGTTCAACGCCGAAGAGCAGACGATGGTGCGGATGCGTCTGGCCGACAACCTCAAGGCCACCATCTCCCAGCGCCTCTTGCCCCGCGCGGACAACAAGGGCCGCGCGGTGGCCCTGGAGATCATGGTCCAGACCAAGACCATCCAGGAGTACATCCGCGAGGACCGGACCAGCGAAATCAAGGACGTCATCGAAAAGGGCCGGGACACCTACGGCATGCAGTCCTTTGATCAGCACCTCAGCCAGCTGTACCGCGCGGGCGCCATCACCCTGGAGACGGCCAGCAGCGCCGCCACCAACCCCGCCGACTTCCAGCGCGCGCTCGAGTTCGAGTGA
- a CDS encoding histidine kinase translates to MLNIPGYTLRSLLKATGNNLLYRVVRDADGLSLILKTPVASSVGPREAERYRREFGILKRLRDVPGVTRVHAHDRIQDRPVLLLESVEGVPLSELTGQPFELVRALVLGICLASTLTELHR, encoded by the coding sequence ATGTTGAATATCCCTGGGTACACCCTGCGGAGTCTGCTCAAAGCGACCGGTAACAACCTCCTCTACCGCGTGGTACGCGACGCAGACGGTCTGTCGCTCATCCTCAAGACCCCCGTGGCTTCCTCTGTGGGGCCTCGTGAAGCCGAGCGTTACCGCCGCGAGTTCGGGATCCTCAAGCGCCTGCGCGACGTCCCGGGGGTTACCCGGGTTCATGCCCACGATCGGATTCAAGACCGGCCAGTCCTCCTGTTGGAATCCGTCGAGGGGGTTCCACTGTCCGAGTTGACCGGCCAGCCCTTCGAGCTGGTTCGTGCCTTGGTGCTGGGCATCTGCTTGGCCTCCACCCTGACCGAACTGCACCGCTGA